CCTCATTGAGTTGGGTGCTGGAGCAAGAGAGCTGGAAGAGCTGTGGCAGGTCACAGTAGAAGTGATTGACCTCATTGGGACCACAGAAGTTGAGTGTAGTTAGGGCAATAGTGTGGATCAGCGCATtggtgagggcacaggcccaggacaCAGCCACCAATATCCACTGGACTGAATGGCTCATGCGGGCGCTGTAGGTGAGGGGCCGGCAGATGGCCAGAAATCGGTCATAGGCCATGGCTGTCAACAGGAAGCAGTCCACACCAGCCAACTGATGGAAGAAGAAAAGCTGTGTGAGGCAGGCTCCATAGGGAACTTCACGCTTGTGGGACAAGAGGCGACCCAACGTTGAGGGAACAGTGACAGTGATGCACCCAATGTCCAGCACTGATAGGTTCcccaggaagaagtacatgggcgtgtggagTTTGGGCTccaccaagatggcagccaggatGCTGAGGTTTCCCCCAACTGTGACCAGGTAGGCAAACAGGAAGAACACAAAGATAAGAGGCCACAGCTCTGGTGTCTCCACCAAGCCCAATAGAAGGAACTCTGTAATAGTTGTTCCATTGGCCCCAGATTTTGGCTGCATTAGTTCCTGCAGGAAAACATCCAAGAAGATAAAGAATCATTCCTCTtgatatatttattcaaaaagaaaacaaatattttttctatatgcTGAGGCTTTTACTCAGTACCCGCTCCCCAAGAAAGGACTTTCCTACTCCCAAAGACATGCCACAGCTATTAACTCTCTTGTGACATTTACCTCAATGGCTTTCTTCATTCTTAGGTACATGGACAGGTGACATCATCATTCTGGACTTCTCTCCTTTTATTAGCTGAAAGAATCTATTAGTAGAGATTATGAAGGGCAAAACccttgggaaaaataaataagtagaacgtGTATTTGATTCAAACATAGCAGAGTAAATCTGGAATTTTCTCTTCTCAAATCTCTTCTCAATACAGACAAAACAAGAATACAAATTAGATTCTATCTTCAATGAAACTAGTAAATATCCAAAACTCTTAATGCACAAACTAGAGCAGAGGACTTCAATAGTGGAGGTTAAATAggaaagtggaagaaagagaaaaatccatGACCATAGTAAAATCTAGACAAGtataatttccataataaaagggCACTCACTAGGGAATAAAACCAAAAGCCCTTCTTTGCAATAATTGGAGTAGGGTGCATAGTATGGCATCATTACCTCTGTGATCCTGAGTTGGATTCAAGAAGCAAGGGAGAGCTAAATGACAAATCTCACAGGCAAGCTGTATTTGCAGGCTGTAGACAAAACATAAAGCTGGGGTGAGAGATAAAGAAAACAGATAGGTCCCACATCTGTTACCTATCTACATTGATTACAGACAGGGAAATGCTAAAGTAACTCACCCCTATTATGTGCCAGAAGACATAATAGTTATGCAAATGAATGCTCCCAATATCTGGTATTGATATATACAGCCAAAAGTGCAGGatttcaagaagaaatagaataatAGCTAGTGGATTTTAGTGACTTTTATAATAGAGTTAATTTGACAGAAAAGTAAGGCTATAAAATACATCAATATAATTAATTATTCAAGAGGTAGAACTGATAtgctcatctttttctttttttctcttatactCACTTTTTTCAAATGCCCATAAAACATTCACCCTCCCCAAAGAGCATATATAAACCAGAAATTTTGCAAATTCTTAAAGCATAAATAATTCAAACAATAATATTTAATCACAATccaatttaaaggaaaataatttttaccaataaatcccaatattttaaaaaacagttggaCCAAAGAGGGAatcaaaactaaaaatgaataacatctgtgggaggaaaaggggagataATGAAATCAATACACACTAAAGAATTATCATTAAGTCAATGTTCAGAAGAAAATGTATAACCTTAagtaaatatattaacaaaaagaaagaacattgattaaaaaatcaaatcaagaaattagaaaagaaCTATAAGAAATGGGGAGAGGCTGGAAAAAGGGTGCATCTGGttaaaagaagaatgaagtttAAGGATTAAATGTATAAGATGgtgactatctatatatataaaagcctaatatgctaagtgtccgaccaatTGGTCAACTGTTTGGTTGACCACtcagccagtcactatgatgcacactgaccatgagggagcagacgctccaaccagtaggttagcttgctgctggggtctggctgatcaggactgggtgagacggccccAATCGGCctcaatcaccggccaggccaagggaccccacccatgcaagaattcgtgcacccagcctctagttgttaataatactgcattgcatcattgaaatttgctaagagaacttaaatgttctcaccaaaaaaaaaaaaaaaatgtaactatgtgaggtgatagatgtGTTCATTAACTTGATTGtaggaatcctttcacaatgtaaaTGTAtgtaatcattatgttgtacatttcaaacatattttaattttacttgtcAGTCATACTTCAAAAAAgctgagaaaaaatgaaaataaaatgacattttataagctttaaaaaaatgacaagtcCAGGAATAGACCTAAGGTAATGTTGGAATTTAATACATGAGGTAAGTGGCATCTTAAATGAATGGGAAAATGTATTGTGCAATAAGTACTATGAATAGAAGCAATAACATAGCTATCTTGGAAAAACGTAAGTTGTATATGTACCTCatatattttgcaaaaataaaattctaaatggatcaaatatttaaatgcaaaattaaaattattggggGAAATGTGGAATTTTAATAGTATAAGGATGactcaaaatatagaaaaaacttaaaaataaccaaaattGACTGatctataaaaatttaaaacttccagCAAATTAGCTAAGGTGGAACTACATTCCCAAATTCCATTCTCTGTATGATTCCAGGTTAGGGTTGGCCACAAGGGGAATTTGCATGGTAGTTATAAGGTAGAATTGAAAAGGAACAAGGAAAATTTggcaatatttttcaaaattactaGTGTGTTTGTCCTTtcacccagaaattccacttctgagaatttatCTAACAGATATATGGGCACATTTAAAAAGTGACATATGCATGAAGCTGTTTGTTGCAGCACTGTTTGTAATagcaaataattgaaaataacCTAACTGTTCTTTAACAGAGGACTGGCTAAATTCATAATGGTATATCTTTacaaaggaatactatgcagctatagaAAACAGCTCTGTCTGTGCTAATGTGAAAGATATCAAAGCCatattattaaatgtaaaatacaacTTGTAGGATGAATATAGTATGCTTTGGTTTAcattgaaaaggagaaaaagaatacaCATAGGCACACTgattaattaatataatataatataatataatataatataatataatataatataaatcttatataataaaagagaaacatgtaaattgactgttcctttgctatgctcaccagccaatcagggtgaataTGCAGATTAACCTGACagagatggtggttaatttgcatacacaggagagcagaagcaggagagctggcagcttggggggaTATGGCTCCCTCAGTTGCTCCCAGCATGGAGAGCTCCAGAAATTCTaggaatagtagttctgatggcagccccaggacctgaagtggaagcccagagggtggggagcaccaggaatgctgggaatcatagttctggtgacactagagcaaagtgagcctggagtaagttactgttgcagtgggggatggagggaaagcaaaggtgagagacataagtaaaatcagagtgtctaggaaaaaaagggaagatatcctaaaacttccaggaaatctccaccaatgaagcaaataaaaaaaaaagcctctattattctgtgagcaacaaaccaaactgggttgggggtctcagacaattcattcatatgattgcaaagacagacagaaactcccagattggagagggtgcaggtcaggttgAGGGTATCCCCCttccccctgtgcacaaatctttgtgcaccagacccctagtaatataaataatataatataaataatataatataatatagtttttgtttgtaatatatatatatatatatatatatatatatatatatatccagaagaATACTCAAGACACTGAAAGTATTGGTCTTCTCTGGGGAAGAAGACTGAGTTAGTGGGAGACAGAGTGATagaatgaatgagtaaacaatatgttagaaaaacaaaagaaaagtaaatccATTTAAATAAGCCAATAAGCTGATATCTGGGCAAGTAAgtataagcaagaaaaaaaaggctaaatgCAAACAattacaaatagaaaatattacagCCAGAGatacacaagaaaaaataaattttaagagcaTACTCCCTATAACTCTatattacttaaataaaaaatttaagtaaaataggCACAATTATAGGacaatgtaaattaaaatatattttaaatagtctcaaaagtcaaataaaacagagggataaaaatgaaaaaatttgtCAAATAAGTAATTACTCTAGTGGCAAGCTCTAGGCTCATAAAACTatagaaataaattttgtttaaacTTTAATGAGTAGAATATCATATAGTATATAAACTTCCCTGCAACAGAAAAATATTAAGCACCCTAATACTGAAAAACTATACtacataatattatttaaatattaacacaaaaatactcaacacactcacacacagagaaacaagaCTTGAAGGAAATACCAAAATGTATCCGTGATTTGAGTTATAATACAGgtgatttttattatctttcttcTACTCTTCTCTACTTTCTAATGTGTCTAAATTAATACAGTTTATTctaataatattttacaaagtacCACCTCCTATGCATGATCAAGACATACCTATGAAGTGCCACATCACAATAaaccagcggttcttaacctgtgggtcgcgacccctttgggggtctaacgaccctttcacagggattgcctaagaccatcggaaaacacatatatagttacatattgttttgtgattaatcactatgctttaattatgttcaatttgtaacaaaggaaattgggggtcaccacaacatgaggaactgtattaaagggtcggggcattaggaaggttgagaaccactgcaataaacTAACTGAACAAAAGAGAAACCAGAAACCACTTCCCCTGTGATTTCTACTGCACAGGCTGCCCCAATATCTTTAATACTGACAGACTTTCCTGGGAGCATTCCCTGATAATAATCATAGCTAACAGTTACCAAGACACTGACTCTGGACTAGGCACCCTGTGTAGGtctaagtgctttgcatgtaTGAACTCACTTATTCCTCACAACCTCCCTATTAGATGAATACAATTTTTAATCCCTGTTTCaccgagggggaggggggggggggagggggcggggcttaaGTCACATAAAGCAAATGACAGAGGCAGGATTTTCACCCATgtagtctgactccagagcctgcccTTAACCTTTACACATACCGCTGCTCTAAGAAAACCAAGATATCTCAAGGATCATAAGGCCATGTCCTTCTCCTGCAATTCTCTCAAAATCTATTTCTGACTCATTCTTATGACCTAAAGGTCCCGTCCCACAATCTCTGTAGCTGTACCCTTGTAGAGCCCAGGTTGTATTAGCTGAAGTCCAAATAAGTGCCTTGGGAGGGTCACGGTCACAGTCAGCGACTGCATGTCATCAGATTGCAAGCTTTGTGACTTCCTATATCCCCATCTTTACTCACGTTGTTTCCTCTATATAGAATTTCCTTCTCTGAGCTCAAGTGCTCCCTCCTCCAGAAATACCTCCCTGATCTGTGCCCATCTTAAAGTGATATTTACATCTTCAACATTCCAGCTGCACTTTGTCTTCTACATGGTACTCGCCACTTCACCTGCTGGCCCAATCAGTTAGTGATTCAGTGTACTTCCTACAGTCCATTTTAGGATAAGATTCAAATCTGATTAACTTTAAGAAGTATATACATAAATTCATTTTAGTAATGTTCCATTCatagataaattaatatattctgACAGAGAGGGCATCATTGTGGCCTACAGAAGTGAGGAAAGGGCTTCTGGACAGGTTGGCATTTGTGCTGGACTTTGATATGATTTGGAGGCAGTAGAGTTGTGTAAAAGGCACAACGTTAGTGCTGTAGAGATGGCTCCTTGTGTCTATATGGGGCATAGAGTTGTAGCAATCCACACACTGACacagttttatataaattttccatatattttctaTAACAGAAGAAATAGtccttaaaaataagtaaatcatgAGCTGCTGACTAGTCTTTAGTCAATAAAGGATGAAGCTTACATGAGAACTTCTAAATTCTGGGCTGTCCACTGGACTATCCATCCAGGACATCCGTGCTGATGAAATCACAAGCGTGATCAGAGGCAAGGGATCCCTTCTAGACCATTACTCTTAGGGTCCTGCAATTCTGTTCTTCAAGCTGTCTGTTATGCTGTGACCACATCCTGCTCTGAAGTTCCACTAGGTCCTTCACGCACTAAGGTTGGTCTTAGCGACCTGGTCAGGCTGCCCAATAAGGATTGAGTTCCCCATAAGGGAAGTGGAACACTGAATCTCATCCTGTTCACCCataacagaataaaaattaataaaaaattttaaaacaataagctTTCATCTAAAAGAGAGGGAACTGATAAAGATGCCTGAAGGAGGAACTCCAATCTCTGGGTCATAGTCCCAGTTCTTCCACTCACCTGATATGTCATCCTGAGCAAGCCTCTGATTTTTTGCTTGTGAGACCTTGGTTGCTGCATCTATAAACCCAGGAGGTTTTACTACTCAATAACAACTAAAGTCCCTTCCCTGTTACATGGTAGCAGAGGGAGGGCCACGGAAGAACTCGCCTTGTGTTGGTGCGGAGGCCAGCGAGGCTTTATGGAAAGGGATGTAAAAGGGGCAACAACCTGCCCACGCTCCGTCAGCTGCTCAGGAGGCAGATAAGGGGCTATATATATGGAAACGAGATAAAGAGGCTGAGACCATCTCTGACATGGACTTCTCCACCGTAGGGTTATCCTCGTGGAACCTCAAAATTAGCccaagaagagggaggagaagagggggcaAGCTAAGGACAGGAGATAATACAAGCCCTAATTAATACTACAGCGGCCAAGCAGTGGGGCCTCATGACTCTGTTGATTTAGAAATTCTCCAAACATTCCTACCCCCCTTTCCATATTAATCTTCAGGGATAATTTGGGCAGTTACTGTAATAACTCCACTTAATGCCTAGGACATAGGGGAGTTGTTTGTCACCCAGGGAACTTGGCTCTCTTAGATGTGTAGTCCAAATAGGACCTGTGGGCAGAGACAAGCTGACTTCTGAAGCTGGAGATGAGGGAGAAACCCAAGAAAGGAGGCAGAAACTGGAGAAACCTTTTCAAACGTCAAATTCTTAATGAATTCTCGGGAACAACATACATTCTCACCCAGGGCCTTGTTAGTGAGGCCACAGAGACCATGCTGTGGGAGTCCCATAATGATTCTGAGAGGTGGCGGGAGCAGtgctgtgctgggagggcccgggGGCCCCTGGGAAGATGCACCCTACCACTAGCTTCTGGGCCAGGACCTTAGAAGATGCCAGCCtagtgggagagaggaggaaagacaggGATTTGGAGAGGTTGTGTAGTGCAGCCCTTGGACTCTCATGTCCTCCTCAGTGAATTACTCCCATCGTCCAGGTGAGAGCCTACCCTCTTCTGGACTTTGTAGAAGAATAGACCTGCTCTCCTGTTACTAGCAGCTATTGAACCCCTTTGGACCCCAGTATTCTTGCCTTTGGAATGAGAGTACTATCCCCTCTTCAGGTtgctgggaggattaaatgaagtaatacACAAAGTTCCTAGCAGGAGACCACAAATGTTGTTACTAACATAACAATTGGTAACATTTATCCTGTGCTTGCCATGTATGTTACATCATACCATGAGCTTTATATGCACTGAATCCCAATCAACCCTTTAAACAGTTCCCTGAAGTAGACcccttttattatttccattttacagataaatacATTGAGGTTCAGAGTGATTCAGTAATTTGCCTAAGGCCACAGAGTTAAAACTTTGAGGAATTGGGATGCAAACTTGTATTTGTCTAATTCTAAGGTACATGATGTCAATGATTATGTGGTGTGACTTACTCTCACACCCACTTCCAATCAATCCCTCTTCCCCAAATAATATACTTTTAGCTCCTGTTATTTGTGATAAATACTGTTTCAAATATACCACAGACTGCTCTAGGATTGAGCCCGAAGCATTCAACCCTCAGTAATAGCAGCCTCAGCTCCACTCCAATAGCTCAGCCTGTAGCACTGAGATCCACATGCACCTGCTACCTCCAGTGTCACTCCCTTGCTCTCCCATTGTGTTTGCAATTTAGTCTCACTGCAAAGAATTATAGACTTGGTGGTCTTACTAGAAGTTGACACTCCATTGTTAGGCTTGCATTGTTGGCTTAGGGATGTAATGTGTGGATGTTAAGGCTCTTCATCATTCAGAAACATTTTTCTaaacatcaaaattataaatgatagTAGAAgctaaaacatcaataaaaatctacagcaaaattaaatatactttaaaaaataattctcaacTAAAAGAGGAAAACTAGTACTGAAGTATTACATTCATGGAAGAACCAGCCTTCATATTAATTTTCAGCCTAGGTACACATGCTCTTGGTGGTCAGAAATCTTAAAGCCTTGAACCGGTTTAAAGTTGTGTTGGACAGGTAGTGCCACTGTTATGGGCTGAAGTTTTGTGTCCCCACCAAAGTTCAAATGTCTTATTGTGATGGTATtcagaggtggggcctttggcaGGTGATTAGATTAGCTCATGAGGGTAGAGGcctcatgaatgggatcagtgcccttTAAAAATGaccccagagccctggccagtgcgctcagtggttagagcataggcctgcacactggagggttacaggttcaattcttggtcaaaggcacataccagggttgcaggtcaGGTCCTAGTCCCCAGtctgggagtgtgtgggaggcaaccgatcgatatgtctctgtcacatggatgtttctctctctcttccctatctgtctctcctccctcccccctcccgtcctctctctctaaaatcaatagaaaaaatatcctcctccttatgtaaggatttaaaaaatatataaaggtgACCCCCAAAGAGCTTCCTTACCCCTTCTGCCACTCATCCCTTCTGTCGTGTGAAGACACAATGGAAATATGGCCAACTATGACATGGACCAGGAAGTGAGCCCTTGTCAGGCACTGAACCTGCTggcaccttggtcttggactttccagcctccaaaactatgagaaataaatttctgttgtttatacgCCATCCAGTCTATGATAGTCTAGCAGtctgaacagactaagacagaCAGCTGCCAGGAACCACCAGAAGCAGAAACGAATCGCCTTGGAAAGAAATGAATGATCTCTGGGAGAAGGTCTTCTTCCGAGGTGTTAAATTATTCACATAAGTAACTTCGCTAGAACCTAGTCTCACTAGCAAAGAAGGTCCGATAGATTAGTTtcctagagctgccataacaaaggactacaggctgggtggcttaaaacgaTGGAAATTCATGGTTCACAGTTCTAAAGGCTAGATGTCTGAAATCAAGCATCAGTATTAGAAGGGCTTGCTCCCTTTGAAACCTGTAGGGGAATCCTTTCTACCATCTGACAGATTGGATTTAAAAATGTGGCATGTGCATacgaaaaaaaatattaatcaggccccactagtgtggctcagtggttgagtgtcaacctatgaaccaggtggtcacggctTGATTCCGGGtctatgaaggaggcagccaatcaatgattctctctcatcattgatgtttctctctctccctctccccccacccc
The genomic region above belongs to Myotis daubentonii chromosome 16, mMyoDau2.1, whole genome shotgun sequence and contains:
- the LOC132219287 gene encoding olfactory receptor 3A1-like — encoded protein: MQPKSGANGTTITEFLLLGLVETPELWPLIFVFFLFAYLVTVGGNLSILAAILVEPKLHTPMYFFLGNLSVLDIGCITVTVPSTLGRLLSHKREVPYGACLTQLFFFHQLAGVDCFLLTAMAYDRFLAICRPLTYSARMSHSVQWILVAVSWACALTNALIHTIALTTLNFCGPNEVNHFYCDLPQLFQLSCSSTQLNEVLLFAMSFVMAGVPVVLIITSYIHVTAAVLQIHSVEGRKKAFFTCGSHLTVVCLFYGTGIFNYMRMGSQKASDKDKAVGIFNTVFNPMLNPLIYSLRNPDVQGALWRVITGKRH